From Vigna unguiculata cultivar IT97K-499-35 chromosome 5, ASM411807v1, whole genome shotgun sequence, the proteins below share one genomic window:
- the LOC114185889 gene encoding 2-methylene-furan-3-one reductase-like, producing MAATSVPSHMKAWTYSEYGKSGEVLKFNHSVALPPVKEDQVLIKVAAASINPIDYKRMEGHFKNSDSPLPTVPGFDVAGVVVKVGSEVKKFKVGDEVYGDINLKALEYPKVIGSLAEYTAAEERLLAHKPQSLSFVEAASLPLTLETAYEGLERTGFSAGKSILVLGGAGGVGTHVIQLAKHVYGASKVAATASSTKLELLSNLGADLPIDYTKENFEDLSEKFDVVYDTVGQTEQAFKALKEGGKVVTIVPPGFPPAILFILSTDGGILEKLNPYFESGKLKPILDPKSPFPFSQTVEAFAHLETNRATGKVVIFPIP from the exons atgGCTGCAACATCAGTGCCTTCACACATGAAAGCTTGGACTTACTCGGAGTATGGGAAATCCGGCGAAGTTCTCAAGTTTAACCACAGCGTGGCTTTACCTCCGGTGAAGGAAGATCAGGTCCTCATCAAGGTCGCTGCTGCTTCCATTAACCCCATTGATTACAAGAGAATGGAAGGTCATTTCAAGAACTCCGATTCCCCTTTACCT ACTGTTCCGGGGTTTGATGTTGCTGGAGTGGTGGTGAAAGTGGGAAGtgaagtgaagaaattcaaggTTGGGGATGAAGTTTATGGTGATATAAATTTGAAAGCTTTGGAATATCCGAAAGTGATTGGTTCTTTGGCTGAGTACACTGCTGCAGAAGAGAGATTATTGGCTCACAAGCCACAGAGTCTAAGCTTTGTTGAGGCTGCTAGCCTTCCTTTAACACTTGAGACAGCTTATGAAGGCCTTGAACGAACTGGGTTTTCTGCAGGGAAATCTATCCTTGTGCTTGGAGGTGCTGGTGGAGTTGGAACCCATGTTATTCAG CTTGCAAAGCATGTATATGGAGCATCCAAGGTAGCAGCCACAGCTAGCAGTACGAAACTTGAATTATTGAGCAATTTGGGGGCTGACTTGCCAATTGATTACACTAAAGAGAATTTTGAAGACTTGTCTGAAAAGTTTGATGTGGTGTATGATACAGTAG GGCAAACTGAACAGGCATTCAAGGCTTTGAAAGAAGGAGGCAAAGTTGTGACCATAGTACCACCTGGGTTTCCTCCAGCTATATTGTTCATTCTGAGTACTGATGGGGGTATTTTAGAGAAACTAAACCCCTATTTTGAGAGTGGTAAGTTGAAGCCAATACTTGACCCCAAGAGCCCCTTTCCATTTTCTCAGACGGTTGAAGCATTTGCCCATCTCGAAACAAACAGGGCAACGGGAAAAGTTGTTATCTTTCCCATTCCATGA